TACGCCGGCGCCCTGCAGCAGGTGGTGCGACGGCTCAAACTCCAGCGCCACGAAATCGGCTCGCGCTTCCACGATCTTCGCGCCTAGCGTTACGGCCATTGGGTTGCCGTGCAGAGAAGCGCCTGATGCCTCCTCGCGCATTGCCGCATGTATTGCGGCGACATCGGTGTTCAGTGCTGCTTTCGTGTCCATGGTCTTTCGATCTGTGATGGCTGCCGGAAGCGGGAGCTATGTGCGTCATTCCGGGCGTCGTGTGTCGGTGGACCATTTACCGTTGCCCGTCACAGCGCCCAACGTCGCAGGGATTCCGGCCGGCGGCTGAATCGGTTCGGGGCTGGACACAAGGCGGACCCGCAAGAGATATCCGATGATGGCGTCAATGAATCGTAATGTCAACCGAGTTAACGAAATGGAATTGCTCAGGAAATAAAGCCTCGGTTTTGGTCTGCCGCTGGATAGGTGAACGTCAATCGTGGTTGGATTACAATCGCGCGATGACTCCTACTCACAAATCGCTGCTTCGGCACTGGCTCCTGGCACGTTCCGACTGGATGGAGGCGCGCGTCATGGAGCGCGCCGAACGCAATGGTTACGGCCACGTCACCATCGCGCTGAACCGTCTCTTCGCACATCTTGGTGGGCGTCCTCTTGGTTTGTCCGATCTTGCCCGACGTATGTCGATCAGTCGACAGGCGGTACATAAACTAGCCTTGGAAGCGGAGAGACTCGGTCTGGTCGAGTTTGTGGACAGCGAAGTCGATGGCCGAGTGAAACTCCTGCGGTTTTCGCAGAAGGGGTGGGCCATGTCGGAGCAGGCTGCTCAGGATTTCGAGCGCATCGAGCTTGAGCTGGCCTTGCAGATCGGCGCGGACAACCTCGAGGCCTTGAAGCGCATTCTGTCGATGCCCTGGTCCGAGGCAGAGCAGCGCGCGGGCTAACGCCGATGACTATCAGGGTTATTCAGGACCGGCTTATGGTCAACCTAGGTTGACAAAATAATCTGAAGGGTCCAGTATCCGCTCATCTTGTCAACCAAGGTTGTCAATCGCGTCGGCGATCCGCAGCCCAATCCGCTATGAGCGTATCTGAACACCTCGACGGGGGCATTCTTGTCCTCACACTGTCCCACCCACCGGTTAATGCAATTGCGACTCCGCTGCGCGCAGCGCTTTGGCGTGGACTGCAACGTGCAGAGACCGATGACGCCATTCGCGGCGTCGTCATTCACGGTGCGGGAGGCCTCTTTAGCGCCGGCGCCGATCTGCAGGAGTTCACCGAAGGGCGGGCATTCGATACGCCGTCGTTTCATGGTGATGTGCTGCCCTACATCGCAGCGATGCGCAAGCCGGTAGTCGCGGCGCTCGAGGGCCGCGCAATCGGCGGAGGCTTTGAGTTGGCATTGTGGTGTCACGCCCGTGTGGCTGCAGCCGACTGCCTTCTGGGCCTACCCGAAACGACTCTGGGACTGATGCCGGGAGCTGGCGGCACGCAACTGCTGCCTCGTGCCATCGGTCTTGAGCGAGCAACGTCCCTGATCGTCTCCGGGCGCCTGGAGCGTGCAGCAACTTTCGATGGCACCGCTTTGCTCGATGGTTTGGTGCCAGCCAGCGAACTCATCTCGGCGGCACATAGCCTAGCCAGCAGCCTGGCCTCGGGCGCCGTGACCCGGCTCCACTTAAGCGAACGGGTGGTCTCGCATCCGCAGCCTGATGCTTTTCTCCAGTTCGCCCGCTCGCAAGCCCGGGTGAGGCGCGAC
This is a stretch of genomic DNA from Paraburkholderia sp. HP33-1. It encodes these proteins:
- a CDS encoding MarR family winged helix-turn-helix transcriptional regulator — protein: MSTELTKWNCSGNKASVLVCRWIGERQSWLDYNRAMTPTHKSLLRHWLLARSDWMEARVMERAERNGYGHVTIALNRLFAHLGGRPLGLSDLARRMSISRQAVHKLALEAERLGLVEFVDSEVDGRVKLLRFSQKGWAMSEQAAQDFERIELELALQIGADNLEALKRILSMPWSEAEQRAG